One segment of Patulibacter sp. SYSU D01012 DNA contains the following:
- a CDS encoding class I SAM-dependent methyltransferase translates to MRPVQERWARERLVAVGYDVAVQTPLLATVGARLLWGFDVREMFAEIDRAADLPAGTRVLDVPTGGGLVPRALPPGHGLDVVAVDLSPVMVERARALAERRGVEGVRFAVADATAMPFPDADFDVVLSYTGLHCFADPEAALREFRRVLRPGGELRLTTVVRGAGRRQDDAVRMMRGLGVFGHVGTADEVRGWLGAAGFAAVEGRRMGALAVFSAR, encoded by the coding sequence ATGCGTCCGGTGCAGGAGCGGTGGGCCCGCGAGCGACTCGTGGCCGTGGGCTACGACGTCGCGGTGCAGACGCCGCTGCTCGCGACGGTCGGCGCCCGGCTGCTGTGGGGCTTCGACGTGCGCGAGATGTTCGCCGAGATCGACCGCGCGGCCGACCTGCCCGCCGGCACCCGCGTCCTCGACGTGCCGACCGGCGGCGGCCTCGTGCCGCGCGCCCTGCCGCCCGGCCACGGCCTGGACGTCGTCGCGGTCGACCTGTCGCCCGTGATGGTCGAGCGGGCGCGGGCCCTGGCCGAGCGGCGCGGGGTGGAGGGGGTGCGGTTCGCGGTCGCGGACGCCACGGCGATGCCCTTCCCCGACGCGGACTTCGACGTCGTGCTGAGCTACACCGGCCTGCACTGCTTCGCCGACCCCGAGGCAGCCCTGCGCGAGTTCCGGCGCGTGCTGCGCCCCGGCGGCGAGCTGCGGCTGACCACCGTCGTCCGCGGCGCCGGGCGGCGGCAGGACGACGCGGTGCGGATGATGCGCGGGCTCGGCGTCTTCGGGCACGTGGGCACCGCCGACGAGGTCCGCGGGTGGCTGGGCGCCGCCGGCTTCGCCGCCGTCGAGGGCCGGCGGATGGGCGCGCTGGCGGTCTTCTCGGCGCGCTGA
- the ruvX gene encoding Holliday junction resolvase RuvX: MALDYGSGRTGVAVADPTGTIVTPLPAVLRAGARKGRRELVRLIEERQVETVVVGLPLGLRGHDTDQTREARAFAATLQDAVGDGVRVELYDERFTTRMAQRTGGTATDEDSRAAAVLLEEWLRVRAGDGPL; encoded by the coding sequence ATGGCGCTGGACTACGGGTCCGGCCGCACGGGCGTCGCCGTCGCCGACCCGACCGGCACGATCGTCACGCCGCTCCCCGCGGTGCTGCGCGCCGGCGCCCGCAAGGGCCGGCGGGAGCTCGTCCGCCTGATCGAGGAGCGCCAGGTCGAGACCGTCGTCGTCGGCCTGCCGCTCGGCCTGCGCGGCCACGACACCGACCAGACGCGCGAGGCGCGCGCCTTCGCCGCGACCCTGCAGGACGCGGTCGGCGACGGGGTGCGGGTCGAGCTGTACGACGAGCGCTTCACCACCCGCATGGCCCAGCGCACCGGCGGCACGGCGACGGACGAGGACTCCCGCGCCGCCGCGGTGCTGCTCGAGGAGTGGCTGCGCGTCAGGGCCGGCGACGGACCCCTGTAG
- the alaS gene encoding alanine--tRNA ligase: protein MTSQRPTTSDEIRETFLGFFEAQGSRRLASASLVPAQHDPSVLLTTAGMHPLKPYFLGAEQPPSRRLTSCQKCFRTPDIDNVGVTARHLTFFEMLGNFSIGDYFKREAIAFAWKLSTEGFGFDPEKIWVTVFGGDEGLGLGVDQESIDFWLEVGVPRERIVELGREDNFWQAGPNGPCGPCTELYLDRGPAYGAATKPGEDESDRFMEFWNLVLMQYDQTTHEDGTSTLVPLPANSIDTGMGLNRMAMLLQGKETIFETDQFAPLIALAEELSGKTYESGDEAADRAMRILADHTRGMTFLISDGVVPSNEDRGYVLRRLMRRAVVQGRRIGIEGEFLGRFLDAVVATMGAAYPEIAERREEIRTWVTAEEQGFGRTLVQGSALLDELLAKGEVSGADAFRLHDTFGFPVELTTEIAGERGIAWTGQDEFDRLMTEQRERSKAGSRRGDHGGAAAGSIAHLVAEEPTAFTGYEHLEEHTTVAGVLEQGGKTYLKLAESPFYAEGGGQVSDAGSIVLEDGGEAARVVGVVRAGDDQAIVVEPASGVTGGASGQDVDLRSGQRVVARVDRRARHATQCNHTATHLLHAALRERLGDHVHQAGSAVRPDKLRFDFSHPSKLTPEDLRWVEDRVNEQILQNQPVRALTMPIDQAKALGAMALFGEKYGDVVRMVEIGDGSFSRELCGGTHVRSTAEIGVFKITSEGSSSANVRRVEAITGPVAIDLLRERDGLLDEIADAAKVPAAQVVERIAKLREQAKSGAGKALPAVDEGALAAEAVELGGVPVVVARVEGVTPKDLPAIADRVKGQLGGAGAVVLAAPSDDKVALVVAVDPDVVARGVKAGDVVKVAAGVVGGGGGGKPTMAQAGGKDPAKTDDALRAAHDAIAAVLG from the coding sequence GTGACCTCCCAGCGCCCCACCACGAGCGACGAGATCCGCGAGACCTTCCTCGGCTTCTTCGAGGCCCAGGGCAGCCGCCGCCTGGCGTCGGCATCGCTCGTCCCGGCGCAGCACGACCCGTCCGTCCTGCTGACGACGGCGGGCATGCACCCGCTCAAGCCGTACTTCCTCGGCGCGGAGCAGCCGCCGTCCCGGCGCCTGACGAGCTGCCAGAAGTGCTTCCGCACGCCCGACATCGACAACGTCGGCGTGACCGCGCGCCACCTGACGTTCTTCGAGATGCTCGGCAACTTCTCGATCGGCGACTACTTCAAGCGCGAGGCGATCGCCTTCGCGTGGAAGCTCTCCACCGAGGGCTTCGGCTTCGACCCCGAGAAGATCTGGGTCACCGTCTTCGGCGGCGACGAGGGCCTGGGCCTGGGCGTCGACCAGGAGTCCATCGACTTCTGGCTCGAGGTCGGCGTGCCGCGCGAGCGCATCGTCGAGCTGGGCCGCGAGGACAACTTCTGGCAGGCCGGCCCGAACGGCCCGTGCGGCCCCTGCACCGAGCTCTACCTCGACCGCGGCCCCGCCTACGGCGCCGCGACGAAGCCGGGCGAGGACGAGTCCGACCGCTTCATGGAGTTCTGGAACCTCGTGCTCATGCAGTACGACCAGACGACGCACGAGGACGGCACGTCGACGCTGGTCCCGCTGCCGGCGAACTCCATCGACACCGGCATGGGCCTCAACCGCATGGCGATGCTCCTGCAGGGCAAGGAGACGATCTTCGAGACGGACCAGTTCGCGCCGCTCATCGCCCTGGCCGAGGAGCTCTCCGGCAAGACGTACGAGTCCGGCGACGAGGCCGCGGACCGCGCCATGCGCATCCTGGCCGACCACACGCGCGGCATGACGTTCCTGATCTCGGACGGCGTCGTCCCGTCGAACGAGGACCGCGGCTACGTCCTGCGCCGCCTGATGCGCCGCGCGGTCGTGCAGGGCCGCCGGATCGGCATCGAGGGGGAGTTCCTGGGCCGCTTCCTCGACGCCGTCGTCGCGACGATGGGCGCGGCCTACCCCGAGATCGCGGAGCGCCGCGAGGAGATCCGCACCTGGGTCACCGCCGAGGAGCAGGGCTTCGGCCGCACGCTCGTCCAGGGCTCGGCGCTGCTCGACGAGCTGCTCGCCAAGGGCGAGGTCTCCGGGGCGGACGCCTTCCGCCTGCACGACACGTTCGGCTTCCCCGTCGAGCTGACGACGGAGATCGCGGGCGAGCGCGGCATCGCCTGGACGGGCCAGGACGAGTTCGACCGCCTGATGACCGAGCAGCGCGAGCGCTCGAAGGCCGGCTCGCGCCGCGGCGACCACGGCGGCGCGGCCGCCGGGTCGATCGCGCACCTCGTCGCCGAGGAGCCGACGGCGTTCACGGGCTACGAGCACCTCGAGGAGCACACGACGGTCGCCGGCGTGCTGGAGCAGGGCGGCAAGACGTACCTGAAGCTCGCCGAGTCCCCCTTCTACGCCGAGGGCGGCGGCCAGGTCTCCGACGCCGGGTCGATCGTGCTCGAGGACGGCGGCGAGGCCGCGCGGGTCGTCGGCGTGGTGCGCGCCGGCGACGACCAGGCGATCGTCGTCGAGCCCGCGAGCGGCGTCACCGGCGGCGCGAGCGGCCAGGACGTCGACCTGCGCTCCGGCCAGCGCGTCGTCGCCCGCGTCGACCGCCGCGCGCGGCACGCCACGCAGTGCAACCACACCGCGACGCACCTGCTGCACGCCGCGCTCCGCGAGCGCCTGGGCGACCACGTCCACCAGGCCGGCTCGGCGGTGCGCCCCGACAAGCTGCGCTTCGACTTCTCGCACCCGAGCAAGCTCACGCCCGAGGACCTGCGCTGGGTCGAGGACCGCGTGAACGAGCAGATCCTGCAGAACCAGCCCGTGCGCGCGCTGACGATGCCGATCGACCAGGCGAAGGCGCTCGGCGCGATGGCCCTCTTCGGCGAGAAGTACGGCGACGTCGTGCGGATGGTCGAGATCGGCGACGGCTCGTTCTCGCGCGAGCTGTGCGGCGGCACCCACGTGCGCTCGACGGCCGAGATCGGCGTCTTCAAGATCACGAGCGAGGGCTCCTCCTCGGCCAACGTCCGCCGCGTCGAGGCGATCACCGGACCCGTCGCGATCGACCTGCTGCGCGAGCGCGACGGCCTGCTGGACGAGATCGCGGACGCCGCGAAGGTCCCCGCCGCCCAGGTCGTCGAGCGGATCGCGAAGCTGCGCGAGCAGGCCAAGAGCGGCGCCGGCAAGGCGCTGCCGGCGGTCGACGAGGGCGCCCTGGCCGCCGAGGCCGTCGAGCTCGGCGGCGTGCCGGTCGTCGTCGCCCGGGTGGAGGGCGTGACGCCGAAGGACCTGCCCGCGATCGCCGACCGCGTGAAGGGCCAGCTTGGCGGCGCCGGCGCGGTCGTGCTCGCCGCGCCGTCCGACGACAAGGTGGCGCTCGTCGTCGCCGTCGACCCGGACGTCGTCGCGCGCGGCGTGAAGGCCGGCGACGTCGTCAAGGTCGCCGCCGGCGTCGTCGGCGGCGGGGGCGGCGGCAAGCCGACGATGGCCCAGGCCGGCGGCAAGGACCCGGCGAAGACGGACGACGCGCTGCGCGCCGCGCACGACGCGATCGCCGCGGTCCTCGGCTGA
- a CDS encoding response regulator transcription factor: MPQVLVVDDEPALVTALERALRLDGHEVRVATDGEEALDRLARTTPDLVILDVMMPRMDGLEVCRRLRAAGDRVPVLMLTARDGVDDRVDGLDAGADDYLTKPFALRELRARVRALLRRADAAPDADDDAEPLRFADLRMDPATRQVWRGERPVELTRTEFALLELFLRHPRVVLSRSQLFEHVWGYDLGATSNALGVYVGYLRRKTEEGGEPRLLHTIRGVGYALREP, translated from the coding sequence ATGCCGCAGGTCCTGGTCGTCGACGACGAGCCCGCGCTCGTCACCGCCCTCGAGCGCGCGCTGCGGCTGGACGGCCACGAGGTGCGTGTCGCGACGGACGGCGAGGAGGCGCTCGACCGGCTGGCGCGCACGACGCCGGACCTGGTGATCCTCGACGTGATGATGCCGCGGATGGACGGCCTGGAGGTGTGCCGGAGGCTGCGCGCCGCGGGCGACCGGGTGCCCGTCCTGATGCTGACCGCGCGCGACGGCGTCGACGACCGCGTCGACGGGCTGGACGCCGGTGCGGACGACTACCTGACGAAGCCGTTCGCCCTGCGCGAGCTGCGGGCCCGCGTCCGCGCCCTGCTGCGCCGCGCCGACGCCGCGCCCGACGCGGACGACGACGCCGAGCCGCTGCGCTTCGCCGACCTGCGGATGGATCCGGCCACCCGGCAGGTCTGGCGCGGCGAGCGGCCCGTCGAGCTGACCCGCACGGAGTTCGCGCTGCTCGAGCTGTTCCTGCGCCACCCGCGCGTCGTGCTGTCCCGCTCCCAGCTGTTCGAGCACGTGTGGGGCTACGACCTGGGCGCGACGTCGAACGCCCTCGGCGTCTACGTCGGCTACCTGCGGCGCAAGACCGAGGAGGGCGGCGAGCCGCGGCTGCTGCACACGATCCGCGGCGTCGGCTACGCGCTGCGGGAGCCGTAG
- a CDS encoding HAMP domain-containing sensor histidine kinase, protein MPLRRRLALVVALVAAAVVLLAGGAAWITTRSLLQGNVDDSLRAQADAVVDRRRVLRFRPPADGRTAALGGPTAAPAPPPRLGGPAEYQQALTSAGAVVTRGEVALPVERVDRAAVRDGAATAPRDVHVGDVHLRMITVPIPADVRETLATVTGVTVAAWQFARPMAGVDSALRTLWIVLLGIGAAIVALAAALGRWTARRVLRPVSDLADAAAHVEATADLDRRLPEGPADEVGELTRRFNGMLARLQRSRADLDRSVAEQRHLVADASHELRTPVTSLRTNAELLLEDEGTLDPEERRGMLEDVRDQAEDLGRLVTDLIELARGDEPDHGMDEPVALDALVAECVDRARRDHRGIAFLVEAEHLVVSGRPDRLARAVSNLVNNAALHGAAVGGGPVEVRVAGVAEEGADADGGAAGGGGAAGGGGAAGGGGAAGGGGTSGGGRASGGGGTSGDGRASEGGRASEGDGAASDGGASGDGRASFDGRVSGDGRASGDDGVRRDGRATRGDGGRRARATSRDDGPLWAGRMAPREAAVTVVDHGPGVPADERARIFDRFRRGHAARGRHGSGLGLAIVRQVAVTHGGTVAVRPTPGGGATFELRLPLAPDEEVERAAD, encoded by the coding sequence GTGCCGCTGCGCCGGCGCCTGGCGCTCGTCGTCGCGCTCGTCGCCGCCGCGGTCGTGCTGCTGGCCGGCGGCGCGGCGTGGATCACCACCCGGTCGCTGCTGCAGGGCAACGTCGACGACAGCCTGCGCGCGCAGGCGGACGCGGTCGTGGACCGGCGGCGCGTGCTGCGCTTCCGCCCGCCGGCCGACGGCCGCACGGCGGCGCTGGGCGGCCCGACCGCCGCGCCCGCGCCGCCGCCGCGGCTGGGCGGGCCGGCCGAGTACCAGCAGGCGCTGACGTCGGCCGGCGCCGTCGTCACGCGCGGCGAGGTCGCCCTGCCCGTCGAGCGCGTCGACCGGGCGGCGGTGCGCGACGGGGCCGCGACGGCGCCGCGCGACGTCCACGTCGGCGACGTGCACCTGCGGATGATCACCGTGCCGATCCCCGCGGACGTGCGCGAGACCCTGGCGACGGTGACCGGCGTGACGGTCGCCGCGTGGCAGTTCGCGCGGCCGATGGCCGGGGTCGACTCCGCGCTGCGGACGCTGTGGATCGTGCTGCTGGGGATCGGGGCGGCGATCGTCGCGCTCGCGGCGGCGCTCGGGCGCTGGACGGCCCGCCGGGTGCTGCGGCCCGTCTCCGACCTGGCGGACGCCGCCGCGCACGTCGAGGCGACCGCCGACCTGGACCGCCGGCTGCCCGAGGGCCCGGCGGACGAGGTGGGCGAGCTGACGCGCCGCTTCAACGGCATGCTGGCGCGGCTGCAGCGCTCGCGCGCCGACCTGGACCGCTCCGTCGCCGAGCAGCGCCACCTCGTCGCGGACGCGTCGCACGAGCTGCGGACCCCGGTCACGAGCCTGCGCACGAACGCCGAGCTGCTGCTCGAGGACGAGGGCACGCTGGACCCCGAGGAGCGACGCGGGATGCTGGAGGACGTCCGCGACCAGGCGGAGGACCTGGGGCGCCTGGTCACCGACCTGATCGAGCTGGCGCGGGGCGACGAGCCCGATCACGGGATGGACGAGCCCGTCGCCCTCGACGCCCTTGTGGCCGAGTGCGTGGACCGCGCCCGGCGCGACCACCGCGGGATCGCGTTCCTCGTCGAGGCGGAGCACCTCGTCGTCTCCGGCCGGCCCGACCGCCTGGCGCGCGCGGTGTCGAACCTCGTCAACAACGCCGCGCTGCACGGCGCCGCCGTCGGCGGCGGGCCGGTCGAGGTGCGGGTGGCGGGGGTCGCCGAGGAGGGCGCGGACGCGGACGGCGGGGCGGCGGGGGGCGGCGGGGCGGCAGGGGGCGGCGGGGCGGCTGGGGGCGGCGGGGCGGCTGGGGGCGGCGGGACGTCGGGGGGCGGCCGGGCGTCGGGGGGCGGCGGGACGTCGGGGGACGGCCGGGCGTCGGAGGGCGGCCGGGCGTCGGAGGGCGACGGGGCGGCGAGCGACGGCGGGGCGTCGGGGGACGGCCGGGCGTCGTTTGACGGCCGGGTGTCGGGGGACGGCCGGGCGTCAGGGGACGACGGCGTTCGCCGGGACGGCCGGGCGACCCGGGGCGACGGCGGACGCCGGGCGCGCGCGACGTCGAGGGACGACGGGCCGCTGTGGGCCGGCCGCATGGCGCCGCGCGAGGCCGCCGTGACCGTCGTCGACCACGGTCCGGGGGTGCCCGCGGACGAGCGCGCGCGGATCTTCGACCGCTTCCGCCGCGGCCACGCCGCCCGCGGGCGGCACGGCAGCGGTCTGGGCCTGGCGATCGTGCGACAGGTGGCCGTCACCCACGGCGGAACGGTCGCGGTACGGCCGACGCCCGGCGGCGGGGCCACCTTCGAGCTGCGGCTGCCGCTGGCGCCGGACGAGGAAGTGGAACGGGCGGCGGACTAG
- the mnmA gene encoding tRNA 2-thiouridine(34) synthase MnmA — translation MADWRYEEHLRSPVGRGALPPGGHDGVAGGAACGDLVRVVVAVDGARIAGAGFVAEGCGALTVCGSVACELLDGASVRDAARVSVAAVCDEVGGLTPGKLHAAELVVDALHRALGAAVAADAAPDGPARGTLAAMSGGVDSAVAALQAGPDAVAVTLELWRDPENDAESSCCSHSAVRRARDLAHRMGMPHLTLDLRDAFRDGVVTPWIEDHRNGLTPNPCVRCNGNVRLDAMLELADRLGCATLTTGHYARTTDDGLLRLATDQAKDQAYMLAGLRPSSIARMRFPLGGLRKPQVRALAEDADLPVARTPDSQDLCFLAGTGRPAFLARHGGLESRPGPIRDADTGETLGEHRGAHLYTLGQRRGLGVAAGEPRYVVGTDVTENVVLVGPRERLMTDRVTLRDVVLHREPWCVDAVKLRYKQPPRRARIVPAADGEAGAGAPATVVLEEPLLQAAPGQTAMLLDGDVVVGTGVLA, via the coding sequence ATGGCTGATTGGCGGTACGAGGAGCACCTGCGCTCCCCGGTCGGTCGGGGCGCGCTGCCGCCCGGCGGGCACGACGGCGTCGCGGGCGGCGCGGCGTGCGGCGACCTCGTGCGCGTGGTCGTGGCCGTCGACGGCGCGCGGATCGCCGGTGCCGGGTTCGTCGCGGAGGGCTGCGGCGCGCTGACCGTCTGCGGGTCCGTGGCCTGCGAGCTGCTCGACGGCGCGAGCGTGCGCGACGCCGCCCGGGTGTCCGTCGCGGCGGTGTGCGACGAGGTCGGCGGCCTGACGCCGGGCAAGCTTCACGCGGCCGAGCTGGTCGTCGACGCGCTGCACCGGGCGCTCGGCGCCGCCGTCGCCGCCGACGCGGCGCCGGACGGCCCGGCCCGGGGGACCCTGGCCGCGATGAGCGGCGGGGTCGATTCCGCGGTGGCGGCGCTGCAGGCCGGTCCGGACGCGGTGGCGGTGACGCTCGAGCTGTGGCGCGACCCCGAGAACGACGCGGAGTCGTCCTGCTGCTCGCACTCCGCCGTCCGCCGCGCGCGCGACCTGGCGCACCGGATGGGCATGCCGCACCTGACCCTCGACCTGCGCGACGCCTTCCGCGACGGCGTCGTCACCCCGTGGATCGAGGACCACCGCAACGGGCTGACGCCGAACCCGTGCGTGCGCTGCAACGGCAACGTCCGCCTGGACGCCATGCTGGAGCTCGCCGACCGCCTGGGCTGCGCGACGCTGACGACGGGCCACTACGCCCGCACCACCGACGACGGCCTGCTGCGGCTGGCGACCGACCAGGCGAAGGACCAGGCGTACATGCTCGCCGGCCTGCGCCCGTCCTCGATCGCCCGGATGCGCTTCCCGCTCGGCGGGCTGCGCAAGCCCCAGGTGCGGGCGCTGGCGGAGGACGCCGACCTGCCCGTCGCGCGCACCCCCGACTCGCAGGACCTGTGCTTCCTCGCGGGCACCGGCCGCCCGGCGTTCCTCGCGCGGCACGGCGGTCTCGAGAGCCGCCCCGGCCCGATCCGCGACGCCGACACGGGGGAGACCCTGGGCGAGCACCGCGGCGCGCACCTCTACACCCTGGGCCAGCGCCGCGGCCTGGGCGTCGCCGCCGGCGAGCCGCGCTACGTCGTCGGGACCGACGTGACGGAGAACGTGGTGCTCGTCGGCCCCCGCGAGCGGCTGATGACCGACCGGGTCACGCTGCGCGACGTCGTCCTGCACCGCGAGCCGTGGTGCGTCGACGCCGTGAAGCTGCGCTACAAGCAGCCGCCGCGCCGGGCGCGCATCGTGCCGGCCGCCGACGGCGAGGCCGGCGCGGGCGCGCCCGCCACCGTGGTCCTGGAGGAGCCGCTGCTGCAGGCCGCCCCGGGGCAGACGGCGATGCTGCTCGACGGCGACGTCGTCGTCGGGACCGGCGTCCTGGCCTAG
- a CDS encoding fatty acyl-CoA synthetase — protein MATTDLPTTAASSALEETVARARRQTLADLLHRSARRFPDRVAVLEEGVPDPRSRTFAELEADANRLAAALAARGIGPGDRVALLSRNGLPYVQAIFGVAKAGATLVPVNFMLGGAEVGYVLQHSGASGLLAQDALLETAEEAIRVAGFEGRLKVQAVLGADDVEERMQWERLPDLVGAPGDPDPGAPDHLVASDAPAQVMYTSGTESRPKGAVLSHEALIANYSTCMVDGEMGSDDVQVHALPLFHVAQQHVFLLPAIQLGMTSVILPAPDPAAVLAAIERHGATMFFAPPTVWIGLLRHPDFDARDLSTLRKGYYGAAIMPVEVLKELSRRRPELRLWNFYGQTEMAPLSTVLRPEDQLRKAGSAGRAALNVEARIAAPDGSELPPGEIGEIVLRSPHAIHGYLDAPDKTAAAFAGGWFHSGDLGVADEEGYITVVDRIKDMIKTGGENVASREVEEAIYAHEAVAEVAVVGIPHPEWIECVVAVVVAREGASVDEAGLAAHCRERLAGFKVPKAFRVVDALPKNASGKILKRDLRAELADVAGGIAGPRGGR, from the coding sequence ATGGCCACCACCGACCTGCCGACCACCGCCGCCTCGTCCGCGCTCGAGGAGACCGTCGCGCGGGCCCGCCGCCAGACGCTGGCCGACCTGCTGCACCGCTCGGCGCGCCGCTTCCCCGACCGGGTCGCGGTGCTCGAGGAGGGGGTCCCCGACCCGCGCTCGCGCACGTTCGCGGAGCTCGAGGCCGACGCCAACCGCCTGGCCGCGGCGCTCGCGGCCCGCGGCATCGGCCCCGGCGACCGCGTCGCGCTCCTGTCCCGCAACGGCCTGCCCTACGTGCAGGCGATCTTCGGCGTCGCGAAGGCCGGCGCCACCCTCGTCCCGGTCAACTTCATGCTCGGCGGCGCCGAGGTGGGCTACGTCCTGCAGCACTCGGGCGCGAGCGGCCTGCTCGCCCAGGACGCCCTGCTGGAGACGGCCGAGGAGGCGATCCGCGTCGCCGGCTTCGAGGGGCGCCTGAAGGTGCAGGCCGTCCTGGGGGCCGACGACGTCGAGGAGCGGATGCAGTGGGAGCGGCTGCCCGACCTGGTCGGCGCGCCCGGCGACCCGGATCCCGGCGCCCCCGACCACCTCGTCGCCTCGGACGCGCCGGCGCAGGTGATGTACACGTCGGGCACCGAGTCGCGGCCGAAGGGCGCGGTCTTGTCGCACGAGGCGCTCATCGCGAACTACTCGACCTGCATGGTCGACGGCGAGATGGGCTCCGACGACGTGCAGGTGCACGCGCTGCCGCTCTTCCACGTCGCGCAGCAGCACGTGTTCCTGCTGCCGGCGATCCAGCTGGGCATGACGAGCGTGATCCTGCCGGCCCCCGATCCGGCCGCGGTGCTCGCGGCGATCGAGCGGCACGGCGCGACGATGTTCTTCGCCCCGCCGACGGTGTGGATCGGGCTGCTGCGCCACCCCGACTTCGACGCGCGGGACCTCTCCACGCTCCGCAAGGGCTACTACGGCGCCGCGATCATGCCGGTCGAGGTGCTGAAGGAGCTCAGCCGTCGCCGGCCGGAGCTGCGGCTGTGGAACTTCTACGGCCAGACCGAGATGGCGCCGCTGTCGACCGTCCTGCGGCCCGAGGACCAGCTGCGCAAGGCCGGGTCGGCCGGGCGCGCGGCCCTGAACGTCGAGGCGCGGATCGCGGCGCCGGACGGCAGCGAGCTGCCGCCGGGCGAGATCGGCGAGATCGTCCTGCGCTCGCCGCACGCGATCCACGGCTACCTGGACGCGCCCGACAAGACGGCCGCGGCGTTCGCCGGCGGGTGGTTCCACTCCGGCGACCTCGGCGTGGCGGACGAGGAGGGCTACATCACCGTCGTCGACCGCATCAAGGACATGATCAAGACGGGCGGCGAGAACGTCGCGTCGCGCGAGGTCGAGGAGGCGATCTACGCCCACGAGGCGGTCGCCGAGGTCGCCGTCGTCGGCATCCCCCACCCCGAGTGGATCGAGTGCGTCGTCGCCGTCGTGGTGGCCCGCGAGGGCGCGAGCGTCGACGAGGCGGGCCTGGCGGCGCACTGCCGCGAGCGCCTGGCGGGCTTCAAGGTGCCGAAGGCGTTCCGCGTGGTCGACGCGCTGCCGAAGAACGCCAGCGGCAAGATCCTCAAGCGGGACCTGCGCGCGGAGCTCGCCGACGTGGCCGGCGGCATCGCCGGGCCGCGCGGCGGGCGCTAG
- a CDS encoding SMP-30/gluconolactonase/LRE family protein, which yields MASSSPALAPLGTTVAHHGEGAVWHARRGVLLWVDITGRCVHATAPDGTTTTVGLADQTGALAPAADGTLVAGSGRTVARVALPDGEVTPLASAPGADRPVRTNDAGVDPDGRLWLGTMARDEDAGHGTVLRLDGRDELAVVQRGVSIPNGPVWSPDGATMYLTDTPTGQVRAYAYDRQSGALGPDRVVVDARGLDGHPDGMAVDANGDLWIAFFGGSAVRCFTPAGALVREVALPVAQPTRPAFGGPDGRTLFVTTSRKGLDDAALAEQPLAGRLFAGDAGVAGVVPPPAVLPR from the coding sequence ATGGCGTCCTCCTCCCCCGCGCTCGCCCCGCTCGGCACGACCGTCGCCCACCACGGCGAGGGGGCGGTCTGGCACGCGCGGCGCGGCGTGCTGCTGTGGGTCGACATCACCGGCCGCTGCGTCCACGCGACCGCGCCCGACGGCACGACCACGACCGTGGGCCTGGCGGACCAGACCGGCGCGCTCGCCCCCGCCGCCGACGGCACGCTCGTCGCCGGGAGCGGGCGGACCGTGGCGCGCGTCGCGCTGCCCGACGGCGAGGTCACCCCGCTCGCCAGCGCGCCGGGCGCCGACCGGCCGGTGCGCACGAACGACGCCGGCGTCGACCCCGACGGCCGGCTGTGGCTCGGCACGATGGCGCGCGACGAGGACGCGGGCCACGGCACGGTGCTGCGGCTGGACGGCCGCGACGAGCTGGCCGTGGTCCAGCGCGGGGTGAGCATCCCGAACGGTCCCGTCTGGTCGCCCGACGGCGCCACGATGTACCTGACCGACACCCCGACCGGCCAGGTCCGCGCGTACGCGTACGACCGGCAGAGCGGCGCCCTGGGCCCCGACCGCGTCGTCGTCGACGCGCGCGGCCTGGACGGGCACCCCGACGGGATGGCCGTCGACGCGAACGGCGACCTGTGGATCGCGTTCTTCGGCGGCTCGGCGGTGCGCTGCTTCACCCCGGCCGGGGCGCTCGTCCGCGAGGTCGCCCTGCCGGTGGCCCAGCCGACGCGCCCGGCGTTCGGCGGCCCGGACGGCCGGACGCTCTTCGTCACGACCTCGCGCAAGGGGCTGGACGACGCCGCGCTGGCGGAGCAGCCGCTCGCCGGACGGCTGTTCGCCGGCGACGCGGGCGTGGCGGGCGTGGTGCCGCCGCCCGCGGTCCTGCCGCGCTGA